From the genome of Paludisphaera mucosa:
CCATGTGGACGATGCGGTCGCCGTAGTGGAAGATCCGGTCGTCGTGCGTCACCACGACGACGGCGCGGCCGGGGCGGACGACCGCCTCGCGCAGCAGCTCCATCACCGTGCGGCCGGTCTCGTGGTCGAGGGCCGCGGTGGGCTCGTCGCAGACCAGGAGGGCCGGCTCGTGGACGAGGGCCCGGGCGATCGCGACCCGCTGCTGCTGGCCGCCGGAGAGCTGACGGGGCAGGCTCTCGGACCGTCCGGCCATCCCGAGCGCCTCCAGGACCTCGCGGCCCCGACGCACGGCCCCGGCCCACGGCCGGCCCGACAGGACCAGGGGCGTCGCCGCGTTCTCGGCGGCCGTGAGCGACGGCAGGAGGTTGTACTGCTGGAAGACGAAGCCGATGCTCTCGGCGCGGAACCGGGTCTTGACGCGATCGCTCATCGACCCCAGGTC
Proteins encoded in this window:
- a CDS encoding ABC transporter ATP-binding protein — its product is MTQILEAATAVEPPGDGAGLAVRVRGLTKHFGSGSQRVAALRGVDWDVYAGQLSMIVGPSGCGKTTLLSVVAGVLDGDEGEVSVFGRDLGSMSDRVKTRFRAESIGFVFQQYNLLPSLTAAENAATPLVLSGRPWAGAVRRGREVLEALGMAGRSESLPRQLSGGQQQRVAIARALVHEPALLVCDEPTAALDHETGRTVMELLREAVVRPGRAVVVVTHDDRIFHYGDRIVHM